The following are encoded in a window of Cryptococcus gattii WM276 chromosome M, complete sequence genomic DNA:
- a CDS encoding Protein disulfide-isomerase precursor, putative (Similar to TIGR gene model, INSD accession AAW46900.1) codes for MKFSSKLSLALAAALPNLVSVLASDVIDLTESTFQKEIAGEDLALVDLAPHYEEAATELKEKNIKLAKVDCTVEQGLCGEFGVNGYPTLKVFRNGSPTDYAGTRKADGIVSYMTKQSLPAISEVTPESHDEFIKSDNVVLVAYGDDAHPVPEAFKEYAKGARDSYLFGQYLSSDLPSIPENPSLPAIVLYKDFDEGYAVFPSGEIAQADVDELSEFVKQNSMPLFDEITPENFGSYAEQGIPIAYLFADPNEGSAREKLVEELKPLAKELKGSVNFVYIDAIKFVDHGKSLNLPGDSWPAFVIQDLADQTKFPLTGKAAAKTIKDFVKKYVTGEVPPSIKSESIPATQGPVYKLVADDWNNVYGDESKDVFAEFYAPWCGHCQRLAPIWDTLGEKYANNANIIIAQMDATENDIPPSAPFRVQGFPTLKFRPAGSSEFIDYTGDRSLDSLVEFVETHRKSDADVAEEEWEEEDEAPEHDEL; via the exons ATGAAGTTCTCTTCAAAGCTCTCCCTTGCCCTTGCGGCCGCCCTCCCCAACCTTGTGTCGGTCCTGGCCAGCGACGTCATTGATTTGACCGAGTCTACCTTCCAGAAGGAGATCGCCGGCGAAGACTTGGCTTTAGTTGA CCTTGCTCCCCATTACGAGGAAGCCGCTACTGAGctcaaggagaagaacaTCAAGCTTGCCAAG GTCGACTGTACCGTTGAGCAAGGTCTTTGTGGTGAATTTGGTGTCAATGGGTACCCTACCTTGAAGGTGTTTAGGAACGGTTCCCCGACCGACTATGCTGGTACAAGGAAGGCCGACGGTATCGTTAGTTACATGACCAA GCAAAGCCTCCCTGCCATTAGCGAGGTAACGCCTGAGTCTCATGATGAATTTATCAAGTCTGACAATGT CGTCCTCGTTGCCTATGGTGACGATGCCCACCCCGTCCCTGAGGCCTTCAAGGAGTACGCCAAGGGCGCCCGAGACTCTTATCTCTTCGGTCAATACCTTTCCAGCGACCTTCCTTCTATCCCTGAGAACCCTTCTCTCCCTGCCATTGTCCTCTACAAGGACTTTGATGAAGGTTACGCCGTCTTCCCCTCCGGTGAGATCGCCCAGGCGGATGTCGACGAGCTCAGCGAGTTTGTCAAGCAAAACTCTATGCCCCTTTTTGACGAAATTACTCCTGAAAACTTTGGCTCTTACGCCGAGCAGGGTATTCCCATCGCCTATCTTTTTGCCGACCCTAACGAGGGTTCTGCCCGTGAGAAGCTTGTCGAGGAGCTCAAGCCTCTTGCCAAAGAGCTCAAGGGTTCTGTCAATTTTGTTTACATTGATGCTATCAAGTTTGTTGACCACGGCAAGTCTCTCAACCTCCCCGGTGACTCTTGGCCCGCGTTTGTGATCCAAGACCTTGCCGACCAGACTAAGTTCCCCTTGACGGGCAAGGCCGCCGCTAAGACTATCAAGGACTTTGTCAAGAAGTATGTCACCGGTGAGGTTCCTCCTAGCATCAAGTCTGAGTCTATCCCCGCCACTCAAGGTCCTGTTTATAAGCTTGTCGCCGACGACTGGAACAATGTCTACGGTGATGAGTCCAAGGATGTCTTTGCCGAGTTTTACGCTCCCTGGTGCGGCCACTGCC AGCGTTTGGCCCCCATCTGGGACACTCTTGGTGAGAAATACGCCAATAACGCCAACATCATCAT TGCTCAAATGGACGCTACTGAGAATGACATTCCTCCTTCTGCCCCTTTCCGAGTCCAAGGCTTCCCCACCCTTAAATTCCGACCTGCTGGTTCTTCTGAATTCATTGACTATACTGGCGACAGGAGTCTCGACAGTCTTGTCGAGTTTGTGGAGACCCACAGGAAGAGCGATGCTGATGTCGCTGAGGAGGAgtgggaggaagaggatgaggctCCCGAGCACGATGAGTTGTAG
- a CDS encoding Iron transporter, putative (Similar to TIGR gene model, INSD accession AAW46741.1), producing MAKDVFSVPIFFIVFRETIEAAIIVSVLLSFVEQLMLTSRPTQDESDLNIENSSNNELRVDAEDSGNVETDKERRAKLVRRMRIQIWAGTGAGFFISLCIGAAFIAVFYTTLTDLWANTEQLWEGVFSVIAAGIIYVMATAFLKMDRSRIKWRLKLAAAFDQSQAKMLALEKMSEHERKLAKQEGRSGKWALFLLPFITLLREGLEAVVFVGGVSLGLPATSIPLAVVVGLIAGFAVGYLIYRTGSTTTLHWFLVGSTSFLCLIGAGLLSKGVGFFQYYHFSKGVGGDVAETGDGPGSFQVAGNVWHLEYGNPEPGSATTNGGWQIFNAIFGWNNTATLGTILSYVFYWILVAATLVYLKWKEGRTSFFGYKSAALQRRHALREARKANEVARQNTEQYQTDEKAYNGNQGSVDGERSNEGKSPVVTPADERNVPALERHY from the exons ATGGCGAAAGACGTTTTCTCGGTtcccatcttcttcatcgtcttcc GTGAGACGATTGAAGCCGCGATCATTGTCTCTGTCCTTCTCTCTTTCGTCGAGCAGCTTATGCTCACTAGCAGACCCACCCAAGACGAGAGTGACCTCAATATCGAAAACTCATCTAACAATGAATTACGCGTTGATGCAGAAGACAGCGGGAACGTTGAAACTGACAAGGAGCGACGAGCCAAGTTGGTTaggaggatgaggattCAGATTTGGGCTGGTACGGGTGCCGGCTTTTTCATCTCTCTTTGTATCGGTGCTGCTTTCATCGCTGTC TTCTACACAACACTCACCGACCTTTGGGCCAACACTGAACAGCTTTGGGAAGGTGTCTTCTCCGTCATCGCCGCTGGTATCATCTAT GTAATGGCCACTGCCTTCCTTAAAATGGACAGAAGCCGTATCAAATGGCGTTTGAAGCTTGCTGCCGCGTTTGATCAAAGTCAAGCCAAGATGCTCGCCCTTGAGAAGATGTCTGAGCACGAAAGAAAACTTGCAAAGCAAGAAGGCAGGAGTGGAAAGTGGGCATTATTCCTCCTTCCGTTCATCACTCTGTTGCGTGAAGGTCTTGAGGCTGTTGTCTTTGTCGGTGGT GTGTCGCTTGGTCTTCCTGCTACCTCTATCCCGCTCGCCGTCGTCGTTGGCCTTATTGCTGGTTTCGCTGTCG GCTATCTTATCTATCGTACCGGCTCTACCACCACCCTTCATTGGTTCCTCGTCGGTTCCACCTCTTTCCTCTGCCTGATTGGGGCCGGTCTCCTATCCAAAGGTGTCGGCTTCTTCCAATACTACCATTTCAGTAAAGGTGTAGGTGGAGACGTGGCGGAGACTGGAGATGGACCTGGTTCGTTCCAGGTTGCAGGGAATGTCTGGCATTTGGAGTATGGAAACCCAGAG CCTGGTTCTGCTACGACTAATGGTGGTTGGCAAATCTTCAACGCCATCTTCGGCTGGA ACAATACGGCCACCTTGGGCACTATCCTTTCCTACGTCTTCTATTGGATCCTCGTCGCTGCCACGCTCGTGTATCTCAAATGGAAAGAAGGCCGTACCTCCTTCTTTGGATATAAATCCGCCGCCCTTCAGCGCCGTCATGCCCTTCGGGAAGCAAGGAAGGCCAACGAAGTTGCTCGCCAGAACACCGAGCAGTATCAAACTGATGAGAAGGCGTATAATGGCAATCAGGGGAGTGTGGATGGAGAGCGTAGTAATGAAGGTAAGAGCCCGGTAGTGACTCCCGCGGACGAGAGGAATGTTCCCGCGTTGGAAAGGCATTATTAG
- a CDS encoding Hypothetical protein (Similar to TIGR gene model, INSD accession AAW46739.1; CNM02460): MWFSDQSEGKAQDATQDAQPTAVPAPKHRHKHHVQPDGTRVWEDEKTWEDEGGKGWGRVWVKRWERGPNKEKEQEHAHTENVAATSLAGNSDEKTTGTTTEVSSECEQINTPAATDKKNRAILDKLLHESYRSGYNEALSSSRPSQLFGLFGFPGLAAFDEPFFVFPPASAGILDDDPLVTSSPRDATAKVYSYSSTSSGNGTTVVAALLAGTAAVLAWKTHKRVKGLEKALDEVVASTRARGFAYQGGRGGSEVRELNAKVEELNQVIRELREMPLSGTATISKELRESRLEGGKVLQELDKEKMKGKENDKDKEESRFTQNENQSLCLSAPHPNSSNVNVMPVSDIHKEVEKIKGQFLNDASVPESELSEVSRQKMTDPSTQLRSQSLSSPASGAAATTETEPLPTSPPDTKSSTSKSSKMKSNSSSPPRALPSHSEEVMPLDDIHKEVEAIKQRFLSENKEKNVDAHELSRALDSEEQQGAFLTSSTEPKVSADGMSKPVAKDHTPFLETSSSSTIAELPSPEIPGGNGMAGVRGNRRTVYVENETTSGAPTIITETVQPVPPVGKWYFLSSPSIFTQSLDATPVIPFDQHLKPKSLPLPPNILIGPGRQEKIILIKRKTTEEVVKGVMQDLESAKIRVPGKDVYDRVVVGRDEVRTWEISTTIHLAKDDSQRAIVKLDGKWWDAKLVSVSTEKEKGEVGSEGAVALWTLGV, encoded by the exons ATGTGGTTCTCAGACCAGTCGGAAGGAAAAGCTCAAGACGCTACCCAAGACGCACAGCCTACTGCGGTTCCTGCGCCGAAACACAGACACAAACATCATGTCCAGCCGGACGGCACGAGAGTCTGGGAGGACGAGAAGACTTGGGAGGACGAAGGTGGCAAGGGATGGGGGAGAGTGTGGGTGAAGAGGTGGGAGAGAGGGCCGAATAAGGAAAAGGAGCAGGAGCACGCACATACCGAAAATG TGGCCGCTACGAGCTTGGCTGGGAATTCGGATGAGAAAACTACTGGTACCACTACTGAGGTTTCTTCGGAGT GCGAGCAAATCAATACACCCGCGGCGACAGATAAGAAGAACAGGGCCATTCTCGACAAGCTTCTTCATGAATCATATCGCTCCGGCTACAATGAGGCCCTGTCATCTTCTCGTCCATCCCAACTCTTTGGACTTTTTGGGTTTCCTGGTTTAGCAGCGTTTGACGAACCTTTCTTCGTTTTCCCACCTGCTTCGGCTGGAATCCTCGACGATGATCCTCTCGTcacctcttctcctcgaGATGCAACGGCAAAGGTGTACTCATATTCATCTACATCGTCTGGTAATGGCACGACAGTCGTCGCCGCGTTATTGGCTGGTACAGCCGCTGTGTTGGCTTGGAAGACACATAAGCGGGTGAAGGGTCTGGAAAAGGCTTTGGATGAGGTGGTGGCATCGACCAGGGCTCGAGGATTTGCTTATCagggaggaagaggaggaagcgaGGTAAGGGAGTTAAACGCGAAAGTTGAGGAGCTCAATCAGGTAATACGTGAGCTTCGAGAGATGCCATTGAGTGGGACGGCTACTATCAGTAAGGAGTTGCGCGAGTCTCGCCtggaaggaggaaaggtGTTGCAGGAGCtggacaaggagaagatgaaggggaaagagaaCGATAAGGATAAGGAGGAG TCACGCTTTACTCAAAACGAGAACCAAAGTCTGTGCCTCTCAGCTCCTCATCCAAACTCGTCAAATGTCAATGTGATGCCGGTATCCGATATTCATAAGGAAGTCGAAAAAATCAAAGGTCAATTCCTGAACGACGCCTCAGTCCCTGAATCAGAGTTATCTGAAGTCTCTAGACAAAAGATGACCGATCCTTCAACCCAGCTCCGTTCCCAGTCCTTATCATCTCCAGCCTCTGGTGCTGCTGCCACGACGGAGACTGAACCTTTACCTACATCTCCTCCAGACACCAAATCATCCACTTCTAAATCTAGCAAGATGAAGTCCAATTCGTCTTCGCCACCGCGCGCCCTCCCTAGTCACAGTGAGGAAGTGATGCCTCTTGACGATATTCATAAAGAGGTGGAGGCGATTAAGCAAAGGTTTCTGAGCGAGAATAAGGAGAAGAACGTCGACGCCCATGAGCTATCAAGGGCGCTAGACAGTGAAGAGCAACAAGGGGCATTCTTGACAAGTTCTACCGAGCCAAAGGTTTCTGCTGATGGTATGAGTAAACCGGTAGCCAAGGATCATACTCCCTTTCTTGAGACATCGTCGTCATCGACTATCGCTGAATTGCCTAGTCCAGAGATTCCTGGCGGGAACGGTATGGCCGGTGTACGAGGGAACAGGAGGACCGTATACGTGGAAAACGAAACCACGTCGGGTGCCCCGACCATCATTACCGAAACAGTCCAGCCCGTGCCGCCTGTTGGTAAATGGTATTTCCTCTCATCACCCTCCATCTTCACTCAATCATTGGATGCTACCCCTGTCATCCCTTTCGATCAACACCTAAAGCCAAAATCTTTGCCTCTCCCGCCCAACATACTCATAGGACCAGGAAGGCAAGAGAAGATTATATTGATCAAGCGTAAGACGACGGAAGAGGTGGTCAAGGGTGTGATGCAAGATTTGGAGTCGGCGAAGATTAGGGTCCCGGGGAAAGACGTGTATGATCGGGTCGTTGTTGGCAGAGACGA AGTGAGAACGTGGGAAATCTCGACAACGATTCATCTGGCAAAAGACGATAGTCAAAGAGCGATTGTGAAGCTGGACGGGAAATGGTGGGACGCGAAGCTTGTAAGCGTGAGCActgagaaggagaaaggcGAAGTCGGAAGTGAGGGAGCAGTCGCTCTTTGGACTTTGGGTGTGTAA
- a CDS encoding Glycosyl transferase, group 1, putative (Similar to SGTC gene model, INSD accession EAL17428.1), whose amino-acid sequence MTDEERDRREEWLASSRGRKGLRIVIVTENFLPKVDGVTRTLSRLLVHLQSSGHSCILLGPSSSITTYASHPIIGTLGIPLYCYPGLKLNFARPKFWEVVKSWEPDVVHFVDPIWLGAQMICGMGWGLGGQKWVEGGRELGGAVVASYHTNLATYATLFNLPFLTPLIWSFQRLLHSRVRLTLCPSPSTKAMLEEQGWMSDEGGEIGKVRIWSRGVDLHQFGRSKRSWKRRKMWGVGLAPGEKQNENGLLHRVEEDDPAIVIRKKEDGVKVVGLHWNGCKEKGIMTPPSSPENGPEDKKAYQSQPQPHCNIYAPYERGDGQRSFKADLAGGHPGANLDLPERVVLLYVGRISWEKNIHLLLSAYSHLSSFLPSSSFSSPNPVNLMPKLIFVGDGPARKELEAKCKEANYDAEFLGHKQGEELAECYASADVFAFPSFTETFGQVVLEALASGLPVVGLDAEGTRDLVTHQTTGLLLSPPHSHSPGHSKEESTSIPWPKACSTSSPHFQTLSKEYAELLAEVVLDHQKRKEMGQRGSTEGITGRTWWDAMEKCVDSYREAMRIARSKRSILIVPHSLTSPETLIPSFDHDPTVIGNNDYFLDEKRRQGSFVNRFGLTNKSFTQRGFGKRERVGKNFMRRENNGLFWIMSESCLNFPCSYRFD is encoded by the exons ATGACTGATGAAGAGCGTGATCGGCGAGAAGAGTGGTTGGCTAGCTCcagaggaaggaaaggtCTGCGAATCGTCATTGTCACGG AAAACTTTCTACCTAAAGTCGACGGCGTCACTCGTACCCTTTCCCGCCTCCTCGTACATCTCCAATCCTCGGGCCATTCCTGCATCCTCCTTGgcccttcctcttccatcacCACCTACGCTTCCCACCCCATCATCGGTACTCTTGGCATCCCGCTGTACTGTTACCCTGGTCTAAAACTCAATTTTGCGAGGCCAAAGTTTTGGGAGGTGGTAAAAAGTTGGGAACCGGATGTGGTCCATTTTGTTGATCCGATTTGGTTGGGTGCACAAATGATTTGTGGGATGGGCTGGGGGTTGGGAGGACAGAAATGGGTTGAAGGTGGGAGGGAGTTAGGAGGAGCAGTGGTGGCAAGTTACCATAC AAATCTAGCAACCTATGCAACCCTCTTCAACCTCCCGTTCCTTACCCCTCTCATCTGGTCTTTCCAGCGCCTTCTCCACTCGCGTGTTCGGTTGACGCTCTGTCCGTCTCCTTCTACCAAGGCTATGCTTGAGGAACAAGGATGGATGAGCGACGAAGGCGGTGAGATAGGAAAAGTTAGGATCTGGTCCAGAGGTGTAGACCTCCACCAGTTTGGACGTTCGAAAAGGAGttggaaaaggagaaagatgTGGGGAGTTGGTCTTGCTCCCGGCGAGAAGCAAAATGAGAACGGCTTGCTGCACagggtggaggaggatgacCCGGCTATTGTTataaggaagaaggaggatggagTAAAGGTGGTAGGGCTCCACTGGAATGGGTGTAAAGAAAAAGGGATAATGACGCCGCCTTCGAGTCCCGAAAATGGACCGGAAGACAAGAAGGCTTACCAAAGTCAACCTCAGCCCCATTGCAACATCTACGCCCCTTATGAACGTGGAGATGGACAACGATCTTTCAAGGCGGACTTGGCTGGTGGACACCCCGGCGCTAATCTTGATTTGCCGGAAAGAGTTGTGTTGCTCTACGTTGGACGAAT TTCATGGGAGAAAAAcattcatcttctcctctcgGCCTACTCCCacctctcttccttcctcccttcttcctccttttcgTCTCCCAACCCCGTTAACCTCATGCCCAAACTCATTTTTGTGGGTGACGGTCCCGCGCGTAAAGAGTTGGAAGCGAAATGCAAAGAAGCAAACTATGACGCCGAGTTCTTGGGGCACAAACAAGGTGAAGAGTTGGCGGAATGCTATGCGAGTGCGGACGTTTTTGCGTTCCCGAGTTTTACAGAG ACTTTTGGTCAAGTTGTACTCGAAGCGTTAGCTTCCGGTTTG CCCGTGGTTGGGCTCGACGCAGAAGGAACCCGCGACCTCGTTACTCATCAAACGACGGGTCTACTCCTCTCCCCTCCTCACTCTCACTCGCCAGGCCATTCAAAGGAAGAATCGACATCTATTCCATGGCCAAAAGCTTGTAGCACCTCTTCGCCGCACTTCCAAACCCTCTCCAAAGAGTACGCTGAACTTCTTGCAGAGGTTGTGCTGGATCAtcagaagaggaaggagatgggCCAGAGGGGTAGTACAGAAGGAATCACTGGACGGACATGGTGGGATGCTATGGAG AAATGTGTGGATAGCTACCGCGAAGCCATGCGTATCGCCCGATCTAAACGATCCATCCTCATAGTCCCTCACTCGCTCACTTCTCCTGAGACCCTCATCCCATCTTTCGACCATGATCCCACCGTTATAGGCAATAACGATTACTTTTTGGATGAAAAAAGAAGACAGGGATCATTTGTCAATCGTTTTGGGCTCACCAACAAATCTTTCACCCAACGAGGGTTTGGTAAGAGGGAGAGAGTTGGGAAGAACTTCATGCGACGAGAGAATAATGGTCTGTTCTGGATCATGAGTGAGTCATGTCTAAATTTTCCTTGCTCGTATCGATTTGACTAA
- a CDS encoding Hypothetical protein (Similar to TIGR gene model, INSD accession AAW46911.1; CNM02470), which translates to MSFVDEIDWDQFLVDTDLGDKNANVSPATSTATLSSNQSAALDPQPTNFGFGMGAFNSSPSTGITHRLENMLPVVSPEVTHDQLTTSFGLFTGFDTGAFCQSVTTPAASDSSTELFAAISQLVGSSTTSSPSAVEPLQLSLPPTPDSTTDYHPNSNKRKASDASDVGAPAPKRRGRPPGTGKPKASKPMERRQSKTSSFSSVSPSSFSGTLPADDSDLETASAVKVTATGKPSTDRPKSVVPAKFLKDGTAQAILGMTIPEILSFPTYEELLKKVSLELLPGAREFGEKIADNRDKAKDAAKKSRDERRAKIERAEYFEKKCEQLQEQVASMSSFLMTLVELNVLKKDQIQAFV; encoded by the exons ATGTCTTTCGTAGACGAAATTGATTGGGACCAGTTTTTGGTGGACACGGACCTTGGTGACAAGA ACGCCAATGTCTCGCCCGCCACCTCCACCGCTACCCTTTCTTCCAATCAGTCGGCTGCCCTTGATCCTCAGCCTACTAACTTTGGCTTTGGTATGGGCGCCTTCAACTCTTCCCCTTCGACCGGCATTACCCACCGGCTCGAAAACATGCTTCCCGTTGTTTCTCCCGAAGTGACTCACGACCAGCTCACTACTTCCTTTGGTCTCTTCACTGGATTTGACACGGGTGCTTTTTGCCAGTCGGTCACTACCCCTGCCGCGAGCGACTCTAGTACCGAGCTTTTTGCTGCTATTAGTCAACTCGTCGGGTCCTCTACTacctcatctccttctgCTGTCGAACCACTTCAactctctcttcctcctaCCCCTGACAGCACGACCGACTACCACCCCAACAGCAACAAGCGCAAGGCGTCTGACGCCTCTGACGTAGGCGCCCCTGCGCCCAAGCGACGAGGTCGACCTCCTGGCACTGGCAAGCCCAAGGCCAGCAAGCCCATGGAGCGTCGACAGTCCAAGACCAGCTCCTTTTCATCTGTATCTCCTAGCTCTTTCAGTGGTACTCTTCCCGCCGACGACAGTGACCTCGAAACTGCTTCTGCCGTCAAGGTCACTGCCACCGGCAAGCCTTCCACCGACCGTCCCAAGTCTGTCGTTCCCGCCAAGTTCCTCAAGGACGGTACTGCTCAAGCTATCCTTGGCATGACCATTCCTGAGATCTTGTCTTTCCCTACCTACGAGGAGCTCCTCAAGAAGGTTAGCCTTGAGTTGTTGCCTGGTGCAAGGGAATTTGGTGAAAAGATTGCCGATAACCGTGACAAGGCCAAGGACGCAGCCAAGAAGTCTAGGGACGAGAGGAGGGCCAAGATTGAGCGTGCCGAATACTTCGAGAAGAAGTGTGAGCAGTTGCAAGAGCAAGTCGCCAGCATGTCTTCATTCTTGATGACTCTTGTGGAACTTAACGTTCTCAAGAAGGACCAGATCCAAGCTTTCGTTTAA
- a CDS encoding Iron transport multicopper oxidase FET3 precursor, putative (Similar to TIGR gene model, INSD accession AAW46742.1), translated as MYSTIPLLASTLLLSATAHAAIREHWWNITYTDANPDGLQLRRVIGVNGTWPPPVLTATQGDVIVVHATNGLGDDAIGTSLHSHGMYFNHSNWYDGATGVNQCPIPNGHTLDYTIDTSIQTGTYWIHGHLDGQNTDGLRSPVVIYPQNGTGRTDNVTWDEEFIVAAADWYHEEYPVLEKRDFLHWTNPTGAEPVPKSAVIYAAYKNGTYFSTNEEICAGEGVSDNLSIPFEAGKSYRIRMINMGTLAMFWAAMEGHEMYIIEMDGVEVDPYPIDAVTISVAQRYSVWVRALNQTDKNYAFMFMQDTDMYDAVPDDLVLNNTVQITYNSSAPPATPWIVEDITTFNDTELTPIVHEDLLGDPDVEIVLNAYFDTYDDGTNRASFNNITYQMPTSTPSMLTELTMGNDSFNPAVYGAMTNAFTYPHMAIVQLTVFNWDAGFHPFHLHGHEFQIVRKSFDVTSNDTTINPPLDETERNPARRDTVVIPPTGMVVLRWRADNPGAWMFHCHIDWHLSSGLAAVMIEAPEQFQSDSASAVPSQITDQCKWWGKGTEGNVVGKFSTTDFKGQPFGPFPLKMGWTPKAIGALAGCILTAIVGVATIVWYASGELDEEELEEEVKREVERKKAKVPVWKKVLKTNVKM; from the exons ATGTACTCGACAATACCTCTGCTAGCATCGACGCTCTTACTCTCAGCTACAGCTCATGCTGCAATTCGTGAGCACTGGTGGAACATCACCTATACCGACGCCAACCCAGACGGG CTTCAACTACGTCGTGTGATTGGTGTTAACGGAACATGGCC TCCCCCTGTCTTGACAGCTACGCAAGGCGATGTGATCGTCGTTCACGCAACCAACGGTCTAGGCGACGACGCCATCGGCACATCCCTCCACTCTCACGGCATGTACTTCAACCACTCCAACTGGTATGACGGTGCTACCGGTGTCAACCAATGTCCCATCCCCAATGGCCACACACTCGATTACACAATCGATACGTCCATTCAAACCGGCACTTATTGGATTCACGGTCATCTTGATGGACAGAATACCGATGGTCTCCGATCACCTGTTGTGATTTACCCACAGAATGGGACTGGTAGAACGGATAATGTTACTTGGGATGAGGAGTTTATCGTCGCTGCTGCTGACTG GTACCACGAAGAGTATCCTGTTCTTGAAAAGCGTGACTTCCTCCACTGGACGAACCCCACTGGTGCCGAACCTGTCCCTA AGTCAGCTGTTATCTATGCGGCTTACAAGAACGGAACCTACTTCAGCACCAACGAGGAGATTTGTGCTGGTGAGGGTGTTAGCGACAATTTGTCCATCCCTTTCGAGGCAGGAAAGTCCTACCGAATCCGCATGATCAACATGGGCACTCTCGCTA TGTTCTGGGCGGCTATGGAAGGTCACGAAATGTACATTATTGAAATGGACGGTGTCGAAGTCGACCCATACCCTATCGACGCTGTCACCATCTCTGTTGCGCAAAGGTACTCCGTCTGGGTGCGAGCCCTGAACCAAACGGACAAGAACTATGCATTCATGTTCATGCAGGATACGGATAT GTACGACGCCGTCCCGGACGATCTTGTCCTCAACAACACAGTCCAAATCACGTACAACTCTTCTGCTCCCCCTGCCACCCCTTGGATCGTAGAAGATATTACCACATTCAACGATACAGAGTTGACGCCTATCGTGCATGAAGATCTCCTCGGTGACCCAGATGTTGAGATCGTTCTGAACGCCTACTTTGAC ACATACGATGATGGAACCAACCGAGCTTCATTCAATAATATCACCTACCAAATGCCCACATCTACCCCTTCCATGCTCACCGAACTTACTATGGGCAACGATTCATTCAACCCCGCCGTTTACGGAGCAATGACCAATGCGTTTACGTACCCACACATGGCGATTGTTCAGCTTACAGTATTCAACTGGGATGCAGGTTTCCAccctttccatctccatgG CCACGAATTCCAAATTGTCCGCAAGTCGTTCGACGTGACCTCTAACGACACCACCATCAACCCTCCTCTTGACGAAACCGAGCGTAATCCCGCTCGACGTGACACAGTCGTCATTCCCCCTACTGGCATGGTCGTACTCCGTTGGAGGGCTGATAACCCCGGTGCTTGGATGTTCCACTGTCAT ATTGACTGGCATCTCTCCTCCGGTCTCGCAGCCGTCATGATCGAAGCCCCCGAACAATTCCAATCCGACTCGGCCTCTGCTGTCCCTAGCCAAATCACCGATCAATGTAAATGGTGGGGCAAGGGTACTGAAGGTAACGTCGTCGGCAAATTTTCTACTACCGATTTCAAGGGTCAGCCATTCGGACCTTTCCCGCTCAAGATGGGCTGGACACCAAAGGCGATTGGCGCTCTTGCTGGATGTATCCTCACCGCGATTGTGGGTGTGGCGACAATTGTTTGGTATGCATCTGGGGAGttggatgaggaagagttggaggaggaggtgaagagggaggtggagaggaagaaggcaaagGTGCCCGTTTGGAAAAAAGTACTGAAGACTAATGTCAAGATGTAA